A region of the Bos mutus isolate GX-2022 chromosome 18, NWIPB_WYAK_1.1, whole genome shotgun sequence genome:
ACTGCATAGCTCGCCTGTTTCCAAGAACACACGCAAGGCCAAATACCCTTCTCTAGGGCAGCATCCATCATGATCTCCACCCCGCTCATTCAACCCTGTCTTGTTTTCACTGCAACCAAGATTCCATgtcggagaacagtgtggaggttccttaagaaactaaaaatagagctaccatttAATCCAGCAATCCTgctcctggatatatatccagagaaaaacgtGGTTTGAAAGGGTACATGAACCCCAATactcattgtagcactatttacaatagccaacatatggaagcaacctaaatgtcccttgacagaggaatggataaagatgatgtggcacatacatacaatagaatgttACTCAACcacgaaaaagaatgaaataatgccttttgcagcaacatggacagacctagagattgtcatactgagtgaagtgagtcagataGAGGAGAAATATTGcgtgacatcacttatatgtggaatctaaaaaaaaatacaaatgcactTATCTACAGAgcaaatagagttacagatgtagaaaacaaacttatggttactgtaATTAAGAGATAGGGACAAACTGGGAagttgggatggacatatacatactaccataaaatgggctttccaggtggctcagtggtaaagaatcctgctgtcaagcaggagacatgggttctatccctggttgggaagatcccctggagaaggaaatagcaacccattcaggcattcttgcctgggaaatcccatggactacgaagcctggagggctatagtccatggggtcgcaaaagagtcagacatgacttagcaactaaacaataacaacaaatatacaaaaatagataactaataagaacctactgtatagcacagggaactctacttagtaCTTTGTAATGACCTACATAGGGAAAGAATCTTTCAAAAGAgttgatatatgtgtatgtataactgattcactttgttgtacagcagaaaccaacacaacattgttagtatatcaactatactccaatatatatatttttaaaatcccataaTAAGCTTGGGAAATTTCATCAATAAAAGGAGGAGAGCTTGCAGTTGAGACTGTCAGTCAGATAATATTCAACCTTAGAAAGTGTCCATCTTTGTCAAAGTTTTGTTCTTTGTCTTATAGTGCTGGGTCCATGCAGCCCTAGTCAGCTCTCAAAAGCCCCTTTCTCAACAAGGGGGATCCCAATATCTTGATGCCAGAGCTACTGACTGGAACCATAAGAAATCTCCCCTGAGTCCACTCGTAATAGGTAGAATAAGCACTAAGATTTCATAGCTCCTACAAAGCAAACAGAGTTTAGAAATTCcagaatcataaaataatttaagagaaGACGTCATTGGATAGGTTCCAATAGGATATAGGATGCTTTGGGGTACAGGCTTATCCATTAGAGTTAAGATACATTTGGCTGCAAGTTAGAGAATATCTTGCCTATAACAAGTCAACCATAGGGTGTTTGGAGGTGGTGATCCCAGCTCAACAAGCTCAGCAAGGACCCAGGCTTGTTCAATCCTTCTTCTCTGCCACCTTTATTCTCTGCCACCACTTATTACATTTGTTCTTCAAGTATGTGGTCTTATGGCCCCCAAATGGCTGCTGTAGCTCCAAGTATCACATCTTCACATAAAAGCTTCCAAATCAGGAAGGGAGAGGGCTGTTCCTCACACATCTATCTCCTTTAATAAGGAGGAAAGTCTTTCCCAGAGACCTTCAGCAGACTTCTTACCATTTTTTGGCTCAAAATGGGTCATGTGTCCATCCTGAGACCAGTCACCCATAAAAGGGAACAAGATTGTCATGACTAGTTTCAACTGCGATTCACCCCTTGGGGCTGGGGGATCTGCAACAGGGGATGATTAATTTAGTTCTCTCGCTGTACCCTTCTAGTCTGCATTCAGTGAAATCActcttttccaaaaatatttctaataccCCATTTCCTGTTTTGTAACATTTCCTCTCCCCTAGTTCCACGCCTCCATGGGAGTCAACTCCATGGCCCTTCCCACTTCCAACAGTGTTTATCAGATTTCATTCCTTCTAGCCCATTCTTTTTCTGGTATGTGATCCTTTTCTCAGAACATGGACCACCATCCTGATGCCTTGATCTCCCTCCATATGGTTTTTCAGAACTGGCCTTAAAGGGAAGTCAGAAGGTTTCCCACTTCTCTTTGCAGTTTTAGGGGCCACAACTACCTGTATTTcttgggccttttttttttttttccaacctgAGGTATCATGTCAGAGATAGGAAGGTAAAAATTGAGCACTCTCTCACACTATTCCACTCTATTTGTTCCCCCaccaagactctgccttccaccTCTGATTCTCCCTCCCAAAATCAATGGCCTGACTCTTCTTCCATGCCACTTTCTACTTTTTATTGCTGCTCTGCTTCTTCCTTTTGGGTGATTCTTGCAACTAATTTTGCAGACTCCCAGGCTTCTTACTCCTACTCTCCCTCCCCAATCTGTTCTTCACCTCCCACCTCCTTGCTCCCCCAAACACAATCGGGTCTAGTTTTTGCCCCATCCCAGGGTTCAGGTGAAGCAGACTTACCTCTCCTGCTTTGCATCACAGCTTCCCCGGTCCCAccggacacagacacacagtggGAGGCTACTTGCTGAACTGTCCACAGGCTCTGGTCACAGGTGATGTATTCAACTCAGTGAAAGGCCTAgcttcctccctgctccctctctggccctctgccctcctctgactGACACAGGTTCATGGACAGTCTGAGCTGCAGTGGTTTCACCACTCGCTGCCTTCAGTCAGGCCACAGTGAAGCATCTTTGCCAGTTTCCTAATGACTTCTTCGGTGGCTTCCCTAGATTTCTGGTCACGCTTGGCTATTTAAagctcccagcctcctcccatTCCCCTATGAGCTGACAGTTGGGAACCTATGACTAAGATGAGTCAAACCTACTCTTCCTTTCACCCTTCTGGGTTGCACTGCCCCAGGTTTTtctgggggtagggggagggtgATCTTTCCTTCTAGGAAGGAAAGTTTCCTACTCTCATGGCTATCATTGACTCCCTTTTGTAAGCCTTTAAGAACTTGTTTTGTTAATTAACAAAATTTTACTGCTAAGAAATCTAATTCTTAAAATCACAGACTGGGaattcactggcagtccagtggtcaggattctgtgctttcactgctggggctcaggttcaatccctggtcagggaactaagattcagcAAACAgtgtggcaaggccaaaaaaaaaaaaaaattataaataaataaataaaattaaaatcacagactGTCAGACACATGGCTGTTTGAAATCCCCTCAGTGAGAATGGAACATTCCACTGCTGCCTAGAGGCACTGGGCAAGAGCCTGTGACACAGAGAAGCAGCCTGGCTTTTCAGCCTCCAGAGCGTCATATGAATTTTCAGACACAAAATTCCACCTTtatctttattttgtgttttccagAGAAATAAGACCCTGGGTCTGCTTCTTGGCGCAGCCCTGAAATTAACCTCTTTCCACCCAGGCCTGCTGTGCTTTGAGCCTATCAAATATGGTGTCATCAAAACATCACCTAAAGGTCACCCTCATCCCAAACCTCTAAGAACCCAGTCTCTTCATTTGCGAGATACCCCACGCTTCCTCTGGAGTGTGTGTGGTCTCCTTTGCTCCAGCAAGATAATGAAACTAACTTTGTTGGGctgatgcatgagacaggctTTCTCACTCTGTGCGTGATAAGACCTGTGCTCCAGCTCATGTGTTCTCCACAGGGGCAACAATGGTTCCCAAAGACATGAAAATGTAGTTCTGGGGGAACCAAAAAGTCTTATAGTGGTTTATGGTCTTCTAAAGGGctacacacatagacacatacagAGTATGTCTGTTGTATTAAAATGCCATGGGGTGGGGGgttcttccctggtgatccagtggtataAAATCCCCCTTGCAAGGTAAGTGGGTTCAACCCggatcaggaagctaagatcctacatgccgtgaGGCaacgaagcccacacaccacaactgctgaggccaCACAACCCAccaaagattccacgtgccacatcTGAGACCCGAGGCAGCCAAATAAGttgtaaaaattctaaaaaataatcataagaaTTCATGGGCAGGGAAGGGAAGGTACTGAGTAGGAGGAAAATACCCAGAAAAGGTTCCTTGAGGGAACAGTGGCACAGAAGTTTGAGAAACAGTGCTTtagctttcatgcattggagaaggaaatggcaacccactccagtattcttacctggagaaccccagggacgcgggagcctggtgggctgccgtctatggggtcgcacagagtcggacacgactgaatcgacttagcagcagcagctgatattGACTAGCTTTGGGTGCTTGCTCTGAGTCAGGTGCCCAGTTGCTCTCTTTTGCAACTGGAATTGAGTTCTCAGAGCTCGGTCTTTTACCTCTTGCAGCACCCGGAGaactgccccctccccgcccctgtgCCTGCCATGTCCTCACCCACCAGAACCTCACACCTGCGGGCTCTACCGAGCGGGAAGAGTGCGTGATGCGCCGTCACGCACACGCATGCGCCCACGCCATCTCTCCACACGTCTCTCTCCCCTGCTTTGAAGACCACAGGACAGCATCCCCAAACCCACCCTCTACTGCCTGAGCACCCCTCTCCCTCGACTCCAAGAGATGTGGAAACACTTTCACTCTACCTTCACCACCACCCAGCCTCTGATGACTTTTCATCCTCCCCGCCCCTCAGTTTATacagactggggtgggggtggtgctgGGTAATGCTCGGCCAGCTAAGCTGCCTCTTCTTCCTCAGTGTAAACTCTGAGGGAGGAGTCAGATTCCTGTTCTCCACGGTTCTCTCTGGAATGCTGGGTTTCCAACTCCTCTTTGTTCTCAGACTTGGGTCCTCGCTACCAGCCCTGGAGTTGCAGGATTCCACGTCACCTTTGTGCCCTTTCCGAAGCATCTACACCCATGTGTCCATGAAGGCCTGAGTGCCTTGGGACAGACAGATGAACCATGGGACAGAAGGACAGCTCATACCTTCATCTCTACACGGAGATGATGTCTCTCTCCCTTCACCTGAGACTCAACCCCCACCCACAGCCAGTCCTCATTCCCCAGTGACCCTGGAAGAAAGCAGATTCTAAAGACATTAgtaaagggcttctcaggtggctcagtagtaaagaaccggcctgccagtgcaggaggcgcgggttcgatccctgagtccagaagatcccctagagaaggaaatggccacccactccagtattcctgttgggaaatcccatgggcagaggagcctggcaggctacagtccatggggtctcaaaagagtgggacatgactcagcaactacacagcaacaacaaagacagTAGTACTGAAATCCCTAAAGTTCCGAGCCCACCCATCTACATGCAATACGGACACGATAAATAATTTTGAGCTCAATCTGACTGAGTGTCAACAGTGCCAGCATTTCTCTGGTTGCTTTGCGGGACCAGGGGGAGGCCCTGACCAGCTCTTTCTCAGGTATCACCCACCCCTCTCTGGAAAACAAAAAGTTACTACATGATCACAGTTTGATAAAAATAGCTCTTAAGAACACACATTTGTCTTTTCGGTAACCTGAAGTCAACATGCTGactaattctcttatttttttcaaggAGGTTTCTTTACTGGGAAGAGGATGTATGATCACAGATAGTCCATCTGCTTTGCATCCAGTTCTGTTTCTCCTCCTGATCTGTTTACATTTGTCCCAGTCAGTCTGCCTTGGCTGACTCTGGAAGTCTAACGGGGGCCTGCTTACCGATGACACACAGCTAGTGGCAGAGTGGCTCAGGGACCTGGGTTTTGGAGTCAGCTAATTTCAGCTTCCAGTCCTGCTTCAACCGCCTGTGGGCTATGGGGTCTCAGGTAAGAGACTTCACTTCTCTGGGCCCAGTCTCTCGCCTGTAAAACGGGAAGAGTAATAGTACCTGCCTCACAGTGACTGAGAAGATTGAAGAAGACAGTGTCAGGCCAAGCTCTTAAGATAGGTTAGTTATTGTTCTAATTCTTCCAACTCCAGTCCTCTCTCAGCATTTAAGCATCTTCTTGTTCATCCCTTTTCTTTCAGAGTCTCGGTATTTTATCCTTCCGTCCATCAATTTCACCTAAGATACACTCACATATACCAATCACatggaccattaaaaaaaaaaaaaaggttaagaaaaaaataattctcttttgCTTGCCACAAAATTTATTTAGGTAATGTTTCTTTGCCATTTTTCATAAATGTCCCTGAAGATCTGAAATTATTGAGCAGTGGAAACTTTCTGGAAAATCCACATGTGACAGCAGGGTGCTCCCTCCCACCTGGAGTCCTGTGTCCCTACCCCCACCAGCTTTGTCAGTAGTTCTGAAGGACATTCTTCCCGTCTTCTGTCCCAAGTCACTGGGCAGCTCCCTGGGCCCCTGAACACTGCTCTCAGCTCCTCTTCTACCTTCAGCAAAGTTCAGGAGCTGGCCTGCTGCCATGGGAAGCTCCTTTTTTCTCCATAGCTCTTCCTCACCTTGACCACTTCCTGGGCACGTcaggggatgggaagggaggggagtgtGTGATGAGATCAAGAGCTGGGCTTCTGTGGGCACATCCTGAGGAAGGCGGGGTGCCTGCTCTGCCCTGGATGGTGCCAGTCCCCAGTCTGCCTCTCCAGGGTCCTGCCTGACTTGAGCTTGGAGCTGCCCCAGGGATGATCCCCCTTGCAGCCCAGTCCACCTGCCACCAGCTCCAGAGCACCCACCTAGAGTCCGCTAGCTGGCCTCTATGTTGAACAGCTCCTGAGGTGGCCCCTCTCCCTCGCTCTTCTTCGAGGTCACGCCATTCTCCTGCCGCCAAGGGCCCCAGGACCCAGTCAGCCGCCCCAGCAATCCCTGGAAGTCGGCTTGGAACCCAGATGATGAGAAATAGTAGACAAGGGGGTCGACGCAGGAATTCAGGGTGCTGAGGAGTAGCACATAACTTCTCCACGTGGGGCTTTTACCCTGGATGTAGCCCACGATGTGGGACATGTTGTAGGGCCCGAAGCAGACGAGGAAGTTGAGCAATGTGGCGGCCGCCAGCCCTGCCACCCTCTTCCGACGGCGATGGCTAGCTCCCCTCCCGAGTATGCAGACCAGGCGGCTGTAGCAGTAGCTGCTGATGAACAGGGGCACCCCAAAGAGGACCACTGCCATCTCTAGCCGGACGGGCAGGAGAAGGGCCAGCTGATCCTCCCGGAACTCCAGGTAGCAGGTCCCGTTGATACCCTGGCTGGGGGAGGAGTTCCCCGAGAATTCAATCACGTAGACCACGCTGCAGTGAGCAGCGGCCAGGAGCCAGCAGGCCCCACTGACCAGGCCAGCCTGCCCTGGCCTCGGCCGAGTCTTGTACCAAAGCGGGTAGGCCACGCTCAAGAAGCGCTCTGTGCTCACGGCTGCCAGGAAGAGGGACGTGAGATAGATGGTGGTGAAGAAGAGGAACCTGGAGAAGGGGCAGAAGACGAAGGGCAGGGACCAGTGCATGGCACTGGCCGCCTCCACCATGCGGAACGGCAGGAAGAGCAACAGGACCAGATCCGAGAGGGTGAGGTTTAGCAAGAGCACGTCCACGGCCAGCGGGCGGCGCCGCAGCTTGCCCACGAAGATCACCAGGGCCATCAGGTTGAGGGGGAGCCCCACGAGGAAGGTGAAGAGGTACACGGAGAAGAAGAGCCAGTGATTGCCGAGGAAGAAGGAGTGGTCTGGGTTGGTCATGGCCactagtgagagagagagagagagagagacagagatggcaGCACAGGTGGGGGTCTCGCACCATCAGCTTCCCAGCTGATGTTCCCATCGGCCAggaacacccccacccccattccctcACGCTTTCCGCAGCAGGGGCCGCCTGCCTCTCTTCCTGGTCACACCCGGTCTCCTGCCCCTTTCCTGTCCCTTTCTTCCTGGTCGCCTCCTGTCTCCTGTTCCCTCTCCCTGAGCGCCAAGGTGCCCTCCACAGAGCCCCTAAGGACCCCGTGCTCACCTGCTGCTTTGAGAACCCGAGGGCTCTGCTGCTCAACACCTTGCCGGCTCCTCCAGATCAAGTCCGGTGAGCTATTATCTGGCAGAAGTGATAAAAACCTGGCAGTGCCCATGACGTCACTCGCTGGAGAGCAACGGCACAAAAGATGCCTTTAGCTCCGTTAGCAGCGCCGCTGGGCCAGTATGCAAAATGAGGAGCAAATTCCACGACTGCCTGCATGCCTTGCTCCTCGGCGGCCTCACAGGGGATGTGCAGACTTTGTCTTCTCTCTGATCCTCCACTTGAATTTTATCTGCTCCTCTAGAATGGCACTCCTCCAGTTTGCCTTGTAAGGGCAGGAAGTGTGACACAGTcatgcagagcctgggctctggatCCAGGCTGGGGTTCAATGCTAGCCCTGTCACTTGCTAGCTTAGTAATTTAGGGCCAGTGACTTAAGCCCTCTGTGCCTCTGCTTTCTCATCCATAGAACAGGATCATCAGAATACCAGTCTCATAGGTTTATTGTGTAAAGTGTTAGTTAATAACCTGTCAAAGGCTAAGTTAAGTGTGGTGAGCACTGAACAGATGTCAGTTGCCCTCACCCCACTTCCTACGGTGGGCTTGTCTCTGGGCTGATAGTAATATTAATTTTAGTGGCAATGATGGTAACAACTACCTTTTAGGGGGCCACATAATCCatag
Encoded here:
- the FFAR3 gene encoding free fatty acid receptor 3, yielding MGTARFLSLLPDNSSPDLIWRSRQGVEQQSPRVLKAAVAMTNPDHSFFLGNHWLFFSVYLFTFLVGLPLNLMALVIFVGKLRRRPLAVDVLLLNLTLSDLVLLLFLPFRMVEAASAMHWSLPFVFCPFSRFLFFTTIYLTSLFLAAVSTERFLSVAYPLWYKTRPRPGQAGLVSGACWLLAAAHCSVVYVIEFSGNSSPSQGINGTCYLEFREDQLALLLPVRLEMAVVLFGVPLFISSYCYSRLVCILGRGASHRRRKRVAGLAAATLLNFLVCFGPYNMSHIVGYIQGKSPTWRSYVLLLSTLNSCVDPLVYYFSSSGFQADFQGLLGRLTGSWGPWRQENGVTSKKSEGEGPPQELFNIEAS